A part of Uloborus diversus isolate 005 chromosome 6, Udiv.v.3.1, whole genome shotgun sequence genomic DNA contains:
- the LOC129224625 gene encoding uncharacterized protein LOC129224625 isoform X2, whose product MSDVIFMVDDPPQRFPCHKVILGMGSHVFETMLFGKMPEKSPIFVPDVTAAGFEIMLQSIANCSRLEIPTKYKYDGNMSTFTNVEHYQKIDVSVSGPDITILGFNIAFKPIPCYSAPDRCLKLEFLINNYSTNAQTRIESSIAAKENNANQIEQEVILDDFIVISEGDICEIVAIVSGEGVRIMHCVEDRFTKNCGSSRLSCSLNASDDALLFPVKEILCKQT is encoded by the exons ATGAGTGACGTCATCTTTATGGTGGATGACCCACCTCAGCGATTTCCTTGTCATAAAGTCATCTTGGGGATGGGAAGTCACGTGTTCGAGACGATGCTTTTCGGGAAGATGCCAGAGAAATCCCCGATTTTTGTTCCTGATGTCACAGCGGCAGGATTTGAAATCATGCTTCA GTCTATAGCAAACTGTTCTAGATTAGAAATACCAACAAAGTACAAATATGACGGAAATATGTCCACCTTCACGAATGTTGAACACTACCAGAAGATTGACGTTTCAGTTTCTGGTCCGGATATCACCATATTAGGttttaatattgcatttaaaCCCATTCCCTGTTACTCCGCCCCCGACAGGTGCCTCAAATTGGAGTTTCTAATCAATAATTATTCTACAAATGCTCAAACCCGCATCGAGTCCAGCATAGCAGCAAAGGAGAACAATGCAAATCAAATTGAACAGGAGGTCATCTTGGATGATTTTATAGTCATTTCGGAAGGAGATATTTGTGAAATAGTTGCAATTGTGTCAGGTGAAGGCGTAAGAATCATGCACTGCGTCGAAGATCGCTTCACAAAGAACTGTGGAAGTTCTAGGTTGTCATGTAGTTTAAATGCATCAGACGATGCACTGTTGTTTCCAGTTAAAGAAATTTTATGTAAGCAAACgtga
- the LOC129224625 gene encoding uncharacterized protein LOC129224625 isoform X1: MVIDTECELMQAVWLWGEEQCKGRGTIASIENVRKYTKDLMKYIRFTSVATKDWEKLLEKFQFVDTSEALCQFSESEDNKNSNRQSEMSCLSNTRSIANCSRLEIPTKYKYDGNMSTFTNVEHYQKIDVSVSGPDITILGFNIAFKPIPCYSAPDRCLKLEFLINNYSTNAQTRIESSIAAKENNANQIEQEVILDDFIVISEGDICEIVAIVSGEGVRIMHCVEDRFTKNCGSSRLSCSLNASDDALLFPVKEILCKQT, from the exons ATGGTCATAGACACAGAATGCGAACTGATGCAAGCTGTTTGGCTTTGGGGAGAAGAACAGTGTAAAGGTCGTGGGACGATTGCCTCCATTGAAAACGTGAGAAAATATACAAAAGATCTGATGAAATATATCAGATTTACTTCTGTGGCCACAAAAGACTGggaaaaactgttggaaaaattcCAATTTGTGGATACTTCTGAAGCTTTGTGTCAGTTTTCCGAATCGGAGGACAACAAAAATTCAAATCGACAAAGTGAAATGTCCTGTTTATCTAACACAag GTCTATAGCAAACTGTTCTAGATTAGAAATACCAACAAAGTACAAATATGACGGAAATATGTCCACCTTCACGAATGTTGAACACTACCAGAAGATTGACGTTTCAGTTTCTGGTCCGGATATCACCATATTAGGttttaatattgcatttaaaCCCATTCCCTGTTACTCCGCCCCCGACAGGTGCCTCAAATTGGAGTTTCTAATCAATAATTATTCTACAAATGCTCAAACCCGCATCGAGTCCAGCATAGCAGCAAAGGAGAACAATGCAAATCAAATTGAACAGGAGGTCATCTTGGATGATTTTATAGTCATTTCGGAAGGAGATATTTGTGAAATAGTTGCAATTGTGTCAGGTGAAGGCGTAAGAATCATGCACTGCGTCGAAGATCGCTTCACAAAGAACTGTGGAAGTTCTAGGTTGTCATGTAGTTTAAATGCATCAGACGATGCACTGTTGTTTCCAGTTAAAGAAATTTTATGTAAGCAAACgtga